The following nucleotide sequence is from Aneurinibacillus soli.
AAAGCTCCCCTTGCTCCCGGTCACCCGGATCGCCGTCGCCATCATCTGTGCAGTCCGGCGAATGATCTCATCCCCTGTCTCAAAACCGTACTGGTCATTAAACCACTTGAATTTATCCAGGTCACAGTACAGTACCATAAACAGTTCTGCCTGACTAAGTCGGGATGCGATTTCTCTTTCGATCCGGAGATTGCCAGGAAGACCCGTCAGCGGATTGGACACCGCCGCAATCTCCAGCCGAGCTTTGGCCAGTCTGTCAAGCAAACTCTGGACCGATACCACTCCGATATAGTTCTCCTTCTCTGTTACAATAATGACATCATACAAATGGAACGACTCCCGTTCCATCGACAGCTTGGCTACCTTCTCAATATTTTGTCGGCTATCTACCACAAGCGGACTATTGTTCATAATTTGTGCAACCGATTTCTCATAGTACAGCGGTACGCCATATTGGCCCCCTAACACACGGTACAGCTGAAAGCGCATAATCAGCCCCTTCGGCTTCTGTCCATCCAGCACAACAATGCTGTCAATCCTCGTATTCCGTTCCAAAATGTGATGAACCTCCCGTACGGAAGCCTCCTTATTTACACAAATCGTGCTCATGACAATATCTCCGACCCGATTTGTTGATTCATCCAATACAATCGGCTGACGCTCCTGTTCGAGCTCCCTAATTTTGTTAATGGCTTCGTCATTAGTAGGCGCAAATTCTCGCTTCGGGCGTCCAAGCCAGTATCCCTGCCCATAGTCAACACCGAGCTGAATAAGTGTTTCCAGTTCTTTTTCCGTCTCAATTCCCTCGCCAATAATCCGGCATTTGACTTTATTGGCGAACTGGACAAATGTCTCGACAAGCGCCTGTTTAACCGGGTCGCTGTCAATGTTGCGGATAAGCGCCATATCGAGCTTAATATAATCTGGATAAATCTCCGCAATCGCTTCAAGGCTTGAATAACCTGCCCCCGCATCATCTACTGCAATCAAGTAGCCCTTCTTACGGTATTCCTGAATCACCGTACGAAACGATTCGAAATTTTTGATCGCATGCCGCTCTGTAATTTCAAATACGATATTATGTGGATTCAGTTGATATTCTTCCATCAACTTGAATACATGCCCCCGTAGCAAAAATGGATCATCAATGCTTCTCGCATCAAGATTAATAAATAACTTGGCAGACGGATGCATCTCCTGTAGACGATCAATCGCTTTGCGCCGACACATCGATTCCAGCTGAAAGCTGCGCCCTGTCTGTTCAGCAAATGAAAACAACGGTCCTGGCGAATAAAAAGGCGAGCCTTCTGGACCACGTACAAGCGATTCCCATCCAAGCGGCACACCTGTTTTCAGTGACACAATCGGCTGTAGTACCGTATGAATGTCTTCCTTCTCCATGATCGTACGGAACTGCTGCATATGTTTGAACTCATTAGACATCAATTCATATTTTGCCATCTGGCTGGCAAATTTTACAGAAGAATACATCTCTTTGGACAGTTCAGCTCCCGAGACATTCGCATATCCGATATGTACGGAAACTTCGCTCATATGCGAATAGGTAAGTTGGCGATTCAGCTCCCTTTCTACTTCCTGCTTTAAATCTACACATAGCCCGTGTAAAAATATATCGCTCACTTCGTGTTTAGCCGAGATGTAGACCGCATAATCGTCTCCCCATAGCTTTTGAACCGCAATCAGCCGCACAGGCGGTTCCATAACTTGGCGGCAAGCTGCGAGCAGTGCATGGTCCATCTGTTGCAGAACCCGACTCGTAACCAGTTGACCAAATTTGGCTTCAATCTCAGATAATTTAATGATATCGAGATACAGAAGCACAACATGGCGTGACTGCGCCAATTCGGCTTCCAATAACTTTTTGACCTGCATCCGCTGGTCTGTATAGACAAATGGATTTGCTTTTTTGCGCAAACGTTTTAAAAAAGGCAGCATCACACACTCCCCTCCTCTTCCCTCCATTATGCCAACGAAATTTTAAGACTGTGTAAATCTCATGTAAATAACGAGAAAATATACCCATTACATTTTGATTATTTTTTTCGAATGGTTTTTCTCTAATAAAAAACATCTTCAAATGATGCAAATTAGCATTTTGATGCAAAAAAACATTTTGTGTTATAATTCGTTTTTTTACTATCTTCATGTTGTTTTTTCCATATACATACAATGCTAATACGCATTGTAATTCTCAAGATTTCCCTCTCTCTCCTTTGGCACACTGTTTGCTTACAATAATAAGCCTATATACCAGGAGGAAAAGGAATACACTATGCAAAAACGGCTGCAATTATCTATTAAAAAAAGACTAAATATTTCATTTTTAATCCTACTTCTCATTCCAAGCCTAGCCATTGGCCTTCTTTCGTATCAAACAGCCCGACAGAAGGTGCAAGATCAAGTGCTCGATCAAGCGAAAGGAAACACCCATCTTTTGGACCAGCTCGTCATACGACTGATTGAACCTGAGCTACAAAATGTCACCCTGCTGGCCGAAAACGTAAATGCTAACATGTATGCCGGGCGGCAAAGCCCACGGGTTATGGAAATGATTCATCAATTCCAACGGCTCCATCCCGAAATTGCCTCCGCATATGTCGGCACAGAAGCTGGATTTCTTATTATGGATGGTTCTGAGAAACTGGAAGCTGATTATGATGTGCGTAAACGTCCCTGGTACCAGCAGGGGCGCCAGAGTGACACAAAACCGGTCATTACCGATCCATATGTCGATAAGATAACCGGCCAAACTGTTGTGAGCCTCCTTAAGAAAACAAAAGACGGTTCCGGTGTAGTAGGAATTGACCTGAATTTATCCAAGCTTGCGGAAATGACGAGTTCTATTAAAATTGGCAAACAAGGCTACGTTTTTATGATAGACCAACAGAAAAAAATTCTCGTTCACCCATCTAGCAAAAACGGGGCTGATGCACCAAAAGAAATCGTCGCACAGCTATTCAGTAAACCATCCGGCAGTTATGACACAAGAAACAATACTGAAACAACTCGAACGTTTTTTGTGACAAATGAGCTAACAGGCTGGAAGCTGGGCGGCACGATTAATATGGCAGAAGTAACAGCAGAGGCGAATCCGATTTTTACAACGACAGTAGTGGTCATCACAGCAGCACTTCTACTCGGTGGATTGCTTGTATACGTTGTAATTTCCTCGATTACCCGTCCCCTCCGTCTACTTGACCATGCTTCCGAAGTGATCAGCAGCGGAGACTTAACAGAGCGGGTTCTGATCACATCCAACGACGAGCTTGGACAACTGGGCCAACGCTTTAATCAGATGGGAGAATCATTGCAGCATGTACTGCATGATGTCAGAGAAAAAGCAGAGCATCTTGCAGCTGCTTCTGAAGAATTGATGCAAGGCGCAAAAGAAACAAGCCATGCGGTTGAGCATGTGTCGACTACGATTCAAGAAATTGCCGCTGGCTCCGAACAACAAGTGCAAAGTGTGGAAGATACCTCAAACACCATCATTCGTATGTCAGGGTCGATGCAGCAAATCGCTGAACATGCACAGCAAACCTCTGCTTCTGTTGCCGAAACATCCGATGTTGCGGCGAATGGGACCGAAGCGATTCAACTAGCGATTCAACAGATGGACTTGATTCATACCAAAATAACACGTCTTTCTGATACAATTAGCAGTCTGGAAGAGCGCTCACATGAGATTGAGAACTTCGTCGGGATTATTACCGGAATTGCAGCGCAGACAAATCTTCTGTCTTTAAATGCCGCTATCGAAGCAGCACGTGCAGGTGAACAAGGACGTGGCTTCGCCGTTGTGGCTGATGAAGTCCGCCAGTTAGCTGAGCAATCTTCACAGTCAGCAAATCACATTACGTCTCTAATTCAGACGATTCAGAACGAGACAAAAGCGGCCGTTGATTTTATGGAAGACGGGGTTCAGGAAGTGAAGAAAGGAATCGATGCGGTATATGTCGCAGGACAGTCATTCCAGTCTATCCGCGAATCGATTGAGCATGCGGCCGAGCAAGTATATGAAGTCTCTTCCTCTGCTCAGGAGATGTCAGCCGGAGCCGAAACAGTAGCCCGGTCTATTGAGATTATCTCTGAGATTGCAGAGCGTTCCGCTTCGGGCATGGAGACAGCTTCTGCGAGTACAGAAGAACAACTCGCTTCGATGGAGGAAATATCTGCATCTGCTGAGGCACTTGCTCATATGGCAGAAGGGTTGGAAGAAGTGATTCAACGTTTTAATGTGTAGTAGGGAAAATGGAGGATATCTCAAAAGCTGTAACACCGCGGCTGAGGTAGCCTCTTTTTTCTGGGTGGAGGTTTTCGCCAAAGCATAGTGGAGGAGCGGGATCGGGCGGGACCCCGTCACTTCGGTACGCTTACAGAGAAGCTGGGACTGTCCGCTCCAGGTGCCAGGCGAACTCGCCCACAAAAGGTGTCCGCGATGAAATTGCATCGAAGCATTGTGGGCAAAAGCCCGTTCGCCTGTCTCCTTCCGCTGGGGAATCGCATACAGGCGTTCCGTTGCCCCGCCCGATCCCGCTCCTGACACAGTTTGGATAAAAACCATCAAGCAATATCAAGAGGCTGAGCTTTGCTATGCAGGTAAAAAATAAGGAAGCGATCTTGCGAAAAGCCAGTGGCTACCGAGCAAATCCTTTCTGGCGTTGCATGTTTTTTGTAAACCGAAACGTTGTGCGGGGAGTGGGAGAAGGAAGGAGTAAGAGAGCGCCTGTACGCGCCTACTCAGTGGAGGGAGAACGACGAACGAGCCTTTGCCCGCAATCCTTCGGTGAATCAACATCGTAGGCTTTTCTTACGATTAGTCAAGTGAATCATAATGATTTTGAGTGATTATTTTGTAAGTAACAGGGGGAGGAAGCGGAGAGAAAATAACAGGTTTCACAGAAAGTATGGATGTTGACATACCAAATAAACCTAGGGTGTTTTTATTTTTTGCTAGGTTTATTTGGTATATGGTATGATAGAAATTGCATTATGATCTGGTGGCACACTGGTACTCATAGTGCTGATTGTGTGTAATAAGGTAGAAGAGGCACTTCAAGAGCTTATTTACACAAGCGATCGACGCAACTTTATGACACTTGTTATAAGGTTGCGTTTTTACTTTGTCATAGTACTCAACGAGATGGTTGTTCCCGAAACGACGCTGTTTAATCATATTCTGAATGACAAGGTAAAGCAGTTTACGCAGGTGCTTGTTTCCGCGCTTATTGATTTTATCCTGGAAAAAGGTTTTACCGGACTGGAACCGTCGGATATCAATCCCTGCAAAGGCGTTGAGCTGTTTCGGATTGTCGAAGCGGCGGATGTCTCCGATTTCGGCGAGTAAACGCACCGCTGTATTTACCCCAATGCCCGGAAAGCTGAGAAGAACTTGATAGTCCTCTCGATGCATGCTCATTTCCTCCATTTGCCGAATCAGAGCTTCTCGTTGGCGAAGAATCTCCAAATAACGTTTGACATAGATGCGTAGCTGGTCACAAAGAACATCGGTTGCGGAAACCGCCGGATACGAGTTCTGTGCGGCTTCAAGCAACTGGATGGCTTTCTTCTCAGCGGTACCTGCCGATAACTTTTTGTCGGTACTCTTGAGAATCCGGTTTCTGATTACGGTTTTGGAAAGACCGTTCACGAGATCGGGATGTGGAAATAACTGAATGACATGTAAACAGAGCTCCGATCGGCTTGTAAAGATCGTTTCCAGTTCGGAAAAGGTCAGTTGAATGACTTTATGCATCCGATTGCGAAGAGTAGAAAGTTCTCCGTCTAATTCTTGGTAAAACCGAGAGAGAGACTTTAGCTGCTGGAAGAAGTCATTGGGTACTTCTTTTTCTCTTCGAGAGACCGTGAAATGAGTCAACGCCAGCCGATGAGCGTCACTTCGATCCGTTTTATGCATCCGCATAGAAGCGGACTGCAGTTTGGCTTCAAGCGGGTTTAACAGGCAATAGGTGTACTGATGATCTTGCATAAAGCGTTCCAGTTGTCTGGAGTATACGCCCGTAGCTTCGAAAACAATGGACGGTTGTTCCCCATCTTGCTCGATCAGCTTCTCCATGCAGGCATGCAACCCTTCAAAATCGGAACGGGTATGCCGGATTTCTCCTTCAAACTCACAGTGCCGGTCGGCATTGTACACCACCCAATAGCTCTTTCCCATACTTACATCAAATGCGACTACATGTTTCATGGTTGTTCTCCTCCTGATGTTCGTTGTAGAAGCCTTCACGCATCCTTATCGATTCCCTTTTCTTATACACGATCTCAATGGATCCAACATACTGAAGCTGATTCAAATAAGGGCAGTGAAGTTGGCCTGTTTCTTTGACGGATTCAAGATCCCGAAGCCCACTCGGCCTGTTTCTTCACTTCTACCACAAAAAAATAGTAGCACAAACCGTGGCCTTGGTCTGTGCTACTAATCTTAGTATGTTTCTTTGCGGGCACGTTCGCCGGGCTCCCGTAGCGGACAGCCACCACTTCCCTGCAAGCGTACCGAAGCGAACGGCTCCTTCCTTCTCCCACTCCCTCCCCCCACACGTTGTCGATATCACGAAAAAGCTGTCTCACTTTCCATGAAATTTATCTAATCTCCAAAAATGACCTGTTCTAGTTTTTCTATACTACCAATCATAATTTTCTTTTTTTCAATATGAATAAGCTTCTCATCTTGCAGCTCGAGCAAAATTTTTGTAACCGTTTCTCGCACCGTTCCGGTCATATCAGCCATCTGCTGATGTGTTAATTTGAGATTGATTAGAATCCCATCTTTGCGCTGAGTTCCATGCTGTCCTGCTAAGCGTAAGAGCATTCTGATCACTCTGGTACGAGCATCAAGTATCGTCAAATTGGTGATCAATTCATTCGCTTTACGCAACCGATCAAGCGTCGTTTTTAGAATCTTCATGGAAATGTTCGGGTTTCGATTGAGCAGCGACATAAAGTCCTGTCGCTTAAGGGCATACAATACGGACTTTTCCATCGTTTTCGCACTGGCAGACCGAACTTGTTCATTTTCTAATACGGCCATCTCCCCAAAAAAATCACCATCCCCAAAAATCGCCAGAATAATCTCTCTTGCTTCATCAATGCGATAAATATTGATCACGCCGGATTTAATCATATAAAGCTCGTCGCCTTTTTCCCCTTCTAAAAATACAGTTCTTCCTTTTTCATACGTGCGAGTTATAAACATAGAAGAAATTTCTCGTAAGTCTGCTTCCTCTAACTCTTCAAAAAAAGGAAAATAACATAGAAAGCGCCAATCTATCACAATGAACATCCCCCATTTGTTCATGTTTTAATAAAAAATACCCCTTAATACATACAGTGGTTTAACCCAATTAAGGACCATTGTATGTGTTAAAGGGTATAAATGCTAGCACTTAAGTACAATACACTTATTTTGTAGTACGAGTAAGTGTGTACACTATCACTTCTATCAGTTTCCTTTTTTACTCATATCAACATTATATTTCTTTGTCATATCTTGCAGTTCAGAATTAGCTTGTTTGTTTAATTCTTGTGCTTCTTTAAGTAAGTCATCCGCAGCAACTATTTTTGCCATGTCCTCTGACTCGAAAGCAGTAATGATCTCAGTAACACCTATCACGTTCTTATCAGCCATCTTAATTCTTTTTTCATGCATTGCGCTTAGTTCTTTGTCAGGTGTGATCGCTTTGAGTTTTTCTTGTACTTCTTTAGCTTTCGGCAAAAGTCCCGTCTTTAGTTTTTCGGCCTTCTGTGCATCCGTTAGCTTATCATATTCAGGGTTATTGTTAAGATCGTTGATCTGTTTTACAAACTCCGCATTTGCCTCTTGGGCAGGCTGTACTGCTTCAAGATACTTAACTAACGCCTCTTTTCCTGCATCCTCTTTTGGTTGGGCTGCCTGTTGTTGCGTATTCGTTTGTGGCGCAGTTGCATTTGCTGGTTTTTCACTCTTGCTTCCGCATCCATATAAAGAAATCGACAACACCACTAATCCTGCAAGCAATGCTTCTTTCTTCATAATAAATCCCCCTTCTCTTTTTGAATATATGAAGTAAATTACTCCTATATCGTAATTGTTCAGCTTACGGATGAAATGGATAAGCCATGAACATTGTATATTTATGAGAGGGTATAAGGACTTATGAATGTTTCTATTCCTGCTGGTCACTAGCTACTAAATCAAAGTTGACCCGCAACTTGTTCCAATTTCTCCTCATTCCGTTCACCTTCTGCGTTTTGCTCAGGCACGATGAGAAATCGCTCTCCTTTTTCGTTCTCTTCTATTTTAAGGTTGAGACCTTGCGAGAAGTTCAGCCCTGCCAGCTCCTTAACGACTTCGTTCAAATTTGTCAGAGACAGTGTTCGAAACTGTGTGATCGTTGGATTCATTCCGAAGATTCCTCCCTTCACAGCCAGTATACATCGTTTCTTCTTGGAGGAACTGTGATTGAGATTACACTTCTGAACATTTATCTTTTCTGTGAAAATCGATGAAGAAAGATGAAGAGGCTGCCCCACTCGCCATAACATGACGCTTGAGACAGCCTCTTTATATCATACTAGAATTTTTTCGTCGCAATCTCATCCAGGATTGCACTAATTACATCATCCACTTTTTGCGAACCAAGATCTCCTTGGCCGTGGCGGCGGACAGCTAATTCGCCATTTTCCATTTCTTTGTCACCGATGACAAGCATGAACGGAATTTTGCGCAGCTGTGCTTCACGGATTTTATAACCAATCTTCTCATTGCGCGTATCAAGCTCCACACGGATACCCATTTTCGCCATTTTTTCTTTCACTTCTTCCGCGTATTTCACATGCGGCTCAGCAATTGTCATGATACGAGCTTGCACTGGCGCAATCCATGTCGGGAACGCCCCTGCGAAGTGCTCGGTCAGAATGCCAATGAAGCGGTCAATCGAACCGTAGATCGCACGGTGAATAACGACTGGACGGTGCTTCTGATTGTCTTCGCCCACATACGTAAGGTCGAATTTCTCTGGCATCTGGAAATCAAGCTGGATCGTCGCGCATTGGTGGCTACGCTTGATCGCATCTTTAATATGGAAGTCGATTTTTGGGCCGTAGAAAGCGCCATCGCCTTCATTAACACTATACGGCACGCCAAGTCCATCGAGTACGTTCTGAAGCGAACGCTCCGCCGATTCCCACAACTCATCGCTTCCCATGGAATCTTCTGGACGAGTAGACAGCTCAATGCTGTATTGGAAGCCGAATACACCGTACATTTTGTCGATCAACTCAATTACATTTTTGATCTCGGATTCAATTTGATCCGGGCGAACGAACAAGTGTGCATCATCCTGTGTAAACGTACGTACGCGGATCATGCCGTTCAACGCGCCAGAGAATTCGTGACGGTGTACTTGACCGAATTCGGACATACGGATTGGCAGGTCGCGGTACGATTTGATCTGACCTTTGTAGATGAGCATATGGCCCGGGCAGTTCATCGGTTTCAAAGCAAACTTAGTGTTATCTACTTCTGTGAAGTACATATTCTCATGGTAGTGATCCCAGTGGCCGGATTGCTCCCACAGGCGCTGGTTCATCATGAG
It contains:
- a CDS encoding bifunctional diguanylate cyclase/phosphodiesterase produces the protein MLPFLKRLRKKANPFVYTDQRMQVKKLLEAELAQSRHVVLLYLDIIKLSEIEAKFGQLVTSRVLQQMDHALLAACRQVMEPPVRLIAVQKLWGDDYAVYISAKHEVSDIFLHGLCVDLKQEVERELNRQLTYSHMSEVSVHIGYANVSGAELSKEMYSSVKFASQMAKYELMSNEFKHMQQFRTIMEKEDIHTVLQPIVSLKTGVPLGWESLVRGPEGSPFYSPGPLFSFAEQTGRSFQLESMCRRKAIDRLQEMHPSAKLFINLDARSIDDPFLLRGHVFKLMEEYQLNPHNIVFEITERHAIKNFESFRTVIQEYRKKGYLIAVDDAGAGYSSLEAIAEIYPDYIKLDMALIRNIDSDPVKQALVETFVQFANKVKCRIIGEGIETEKELETLIQLGVDYGQGYWLGRPKREFAPTNDEAINKIRELEQERQPIVLDESTNRVGDIVMSTICVNKEASVREVHHILERNTRIDSIVVLDGQKPKGLIMRFQLYRVLGGQYGVPLYYEKSVAQIMNNSPLVVDSRQNIEKVAKLSMERESFHLYDVIIVTEKENYIGVVSVQSLLDRLAKARLEIAAVSNPLTGLPGNLRIEREIASRLSQAELFMVLYCDLDKFKWFNDQYGFETGDEIIRRTAQMMATAIRVTGSKGSFLGHIGGDDFILIGPPAEIEGIVAYILEYFSSHFVEFEQRGEGGKPVLSISLAAVRCEPGKYSTANQVAEMAAKVKKAAKQISGTSFVEDCELAQSMPH
- a CDS encoding methyl-accepting chemotaxis protein yields the protein MQKRLQLSIKKRLNISFLILLLIPSLAIGLLSYQTARQKVQDQVLDQAKGNTHLLDQLVIRLIEPELQNVTLLAENVNANMYAGRQSPRVMEMIHQFQRLHPEIASAYVGTEAGFLIMDGSEKLEADYDVRKRPWYQQGRQSDTKPVITDPYVDKITGQTVVSLLKKTKDGSGVVGIDLNLSKLAEMTSSIKIGKQGYVFMIDQQKKILVHPSSKNGADAPKEIVAQLFSKPSGSYDTRNNTETTRTFFVTNELTGWKLGGTINMAEVTAEANPIFTTTVVVITAALLLGGLLVYVVISSITRPLRLLDHASEVISSGDLTERVLITSNDELGQLGQRFNQMGESLQHVLHDVREKAEHLAAASEELMQGAKETSHAVEHVSTTIQEIAAGSEQQVQSVEDTSNTIIRMSGSMQQIAEHAQQTSASVAETSDVAANGTEAIQLAIQQMDLIHTKITRLSDTISSLEERSHEIENFVGIITGIAAQTNLLSLNAAIEAARAGEQGRGFAVVADEVRQLAEQSSQSANHITSLIQTIQNETKAAVDFMEDGVQEVKKGIDAVYVAGQSFQSIRESIEHAAEQVYEVSSSAQEMSAGAETVARSIEIISEIAERSASGMETASASTEEQLASMEEISASAEALAHMAEGLEEVIQRFNV
- a CDS encoding IS110 family RNA-guided transposase is translated as MKHVVAFDVSMGKSYWVVYNADRHCEFEGEIRHTRSDFEGLHACMEKLIEQDGEQPSIVFEATGVYSRQLERFMQDHQYTYCLLNPLEAKLQSASMRMHKTDRSDAHRLALTHFTVSRREKEVPNDFFQQLKSLSRFYQELDGELSTLRNRMHKVIQLTFSELETIFTSRSELCLHVIQLFPHPDLVNGLSKTVIRNRILKSTDKKLSAGTAEKKAIQLLEAAQNSYPAVSATDVLCDQLRIYVKRYLEILRQREALIRQMEEMSMHREDYQVLLSFPGIGVNTAVRLLAEIGDIRRFDNPKQLNAFAGIDIRRFQSGKTFFQDKINKRGNKHLRKLLYLVIQNMIKQRRFGNNHLVEYYDKVKTQPYNKCHKVASIACVNKLLKCLFYLITHNQHYEYQCATRS
- a CDS encoding Crp/Fnr family transcriptional regulator yields the protein MNKWGMFIVIDWRFLCYFPFFEELEEADLREISSMFITRTYEKGRTVFLEGEKGDELYMIKSGVINIYRIDEAREIILAIFGDGDFFGEMAVLENEQVRSASAKTMEKSVLYALKRQDFMSLLNRNPNISMKILKTTLDRLRKANELITNLTILDARTRVIRMLLRLAGQHGTQRKDGILINLKLTHQQMADMTGTVRETVTKILLELQDEKLIHIEKKKIMIGSIEKLEQVIFGD
- the thrS gene encoding threonine--tRNA ligase, which codes for MSVLTITLPDGSKREYEAGATIEDVAASISPSLRKKSIAGKIDGKTVDLKAVIPHDAAVELITEDSEDALEVLRHSCAHLMAQAIKRILGDANVRLGIGPVIQDGFYYDIDTAVTITPEMLADIEKEMNKIVKENLSIERKVVTREEALAIYEKLNDHLKTEIISELPEGEEISMYHQGDFFDLCRGPHVPSTGKIKAFKLMSVAGAYWRGDSDRQMLQRIYGTCWAKKADQDEYLHFLEEARKRDHRKLGKELELFMFSEEAPGMPFYLPNGMVIRNELEAYERGLHQERDYEEVRTPLMMNQRLWEQSGHWDHYHENMYFTEVDNTKFALKPMNCPGHMLIYKGQIKSYRDLPIRMSEFGQVHRHEFSGALNGMIRVRTFTQDDAHLFVRPDQIESEIKNVIELIDKMYGVFGFQYSIELSTRPEDSMGSDELWESAERSLQNVLDGLGVPYSVNEGDGAFYGPKIDFHIKDAIKRSHQCATIQLDFQMPEKFDLTYVGEDNQKHRPVVIHRAIYGSIDRFIGILTEHFAGAFPTWIAPVQARIMTIAEPHVKYAEEVKEKMAKMGIRVELDTRNEKIGYKIREAQLRKIPFMLVIGDKEMENGELAVRRHGQGDLGSQKVDDVISAILDEIATKKF